DNA from Buchnera aphidicola (Eriosoma lanigerum):
GGTGGATCATGATCAATTACTCTAATTTTTTCTATAATGTTATTTTGTTCTTTCCAAGCAGAATTATTCCAAGAATAATATAAGGTATTATACATTGGTGCATATATTAATCCCAAAACTGGAATACCATATTCAATTAAAGCCATATTCACAGTAAATTCATTATTATGATTAATAAATTCCTTAGTTCCATCTAATGGATCTATCAACCAATATTTATCAAAATCATTATAATCAGTATGATCAGCATAATTTTCTTCTGATAAAACAGGAATATCTGGTGTTAATTCTTGTAATCCTGTTATAATAATTTCATGAGAAACATAATCTGCATCAGTAACAGGTGATTGATTCTCCTTATAAAAAATCTTACTGGAAAATTCATTTTCATACATATATCTTATTCTATCTCCTGCCTGACGAATAAGAAAAACTAATTTTTTTAGCATAATTATTCCATATAATATTTTAATTTAATATTTAGATCATAC
Protein-coding regions in this window:
- the cysQ gene encoding 3'(2'),5'-bisphosphate nucleotidase CysQ gives rise to the protein MLKKLVFLIRQAGDRIRYMYENEFSSKIFYKENQSPVTDADYVSHEIIITGLQELTPDIPVLSEENYADHTDYNDFDKYWLIDPLDGTKEFINHNNEFTVNMALIEYGIPVLGLIYAPMYNTLYYSWNNSAWKEQNNIIEKIRVIDHDPPNIVVSRSHDNRLLDQYLQNINFNQIIRLGSSLKFCLVAEGKVQLYPRFGKTSIWDIAAGHAIIIASGGYMQSIQIDKRINYILSSSNFSVINPSFYASSKLIK